CGACGCGCTGTGGCACCAACTGGCCACGGTGGTGGCGCGGCAGGCGCGTGATGCCGGCGCACTCGCGGTGCTCCCGTCAGCCCTTGCCTACCGCGCCGGGGTGGATGTGTTCGCGGGCGAGTTCACCTCGGCAGCAAGGCTTTTGGATGAGGCGACGTCGATCAGCGTAGCCGCCGGGTCCACACCACTGCGCTATCACGCACTGTCGCTGGCGGCCTGGCGGGGTGTTCCGGACCACGCTGTCGGCTTGTTCGACGACGCGGCTGCCGTTGCGGCCGAAAGGGGCGAAGGCCGGGCGCTGGACGGCGTCGACGGGCTCCGTGCCGTGCTCTACAACGGCCTGGGGCGATACGAGGAAGCATTCGTCGCCGCGCGTGGGGCGTGTGAATTCGAGAACCTCGGCTTACACGGGTGGAGTCTGCTGGAATTGACCGAGGCTGCGGCGCGCACCGGACATCTCGACGTCGCAGAGTCTGCGGCCGAACGGGTGAGCACTCGGGGCCGCGGCATCAGCGCCGACTTCGCCCGCGGTTTTGTCGCCTACGCCGGTGCCCTGGCGGCCGACGACCGGCGCGCGGAGCAGCTCTATCGCGAGGCCATCGACTGCCTGGACCGAACCCGCATCAAGGTCTACCGCGCCCGGGCCGGCCTGCTCTACGGCGAGTGGCTCCGTCGCATGAACCGGCGCCTCGACGCTCGAGAACAGCTCAACGACGCACATGAGCGGTTCATCCGGATGGGAGCACACGGCTTCGCCGAGCGAGCGCGCCGAGAACTCGTCGCCGCCGGGGACAAGGTCCGCAAACAGCCGGTCACCGCGGGTGACGAGCTGACACCCCAGGAAACCCAGATTGCCCGGATGGCCGCGGACGGCCTGACCAATCACGAGATCGGCGCCCACCTGTTCATCAGTACGCACACCGTCGAATGGCACCTGCGCAAAGTCTTCGTCAAGCTCGGCATCACCTCGCGCCGGCAACTCCGCTCCATGACGTGGGCAAGCTAGCCACGCCGACACCACGCAGCAATGAAAACAAAATCGGCGGGCCAGATCGGCCCGCCGATTTTGTCGTAGAAGCGTCAGCTGCTCTGTGCGGACAGCTTCCGGTACTCCAGGACCGTGTCGATGATCCCGTAGTCCTTGGCCTCCTCTGCGGTGAGGATCTTGTCGCGGTCGGTGTCCTTGCGGATCACCTCCGGGTCCTTACCGGTGTGGCGGGCCAGCGTCGTCTCCATCAGGGTGCGCATCCGCTCGATCTCGGCGGCCTGGATCTCCAGGTCCGAGAACTGACCCTGGATCACGCCGGACAGCGACGGCTGATGGATCAGCACCCGGGCGTTGGGCAGGGCCAGACGCTTACCGGGGGTACCGGCGGCCAGCAGCACCGCGGCAGCCGAGGCGGCCTGCCCCAGGCACACGGTCTGGATGTCGGCACGCACGTACTGCATGGTGTCGTAGATCGCCATCAGCGATGTGAACGAGCCACCGGGCGAGTTGATGTACATGGTGATGTCGCGGTCGGGATCCAGCGACTCCAGCACGAGCAGCTGGGCCATGATGTCGTTGGCCGACGCGTCGTCCACCTGCACGCCGAGGAAGATGATGCGTTCCTCGAACAGCTTGTTGTACGGGTTGGATTCCTTGACACCGAAGCTGCTGTGCTCGATGAACGACGGCAGGATGTAGCGGGCCTGCGGTGCCAGGCGGGGATCAGTGTGGTCGGTCATTTGTCTAATCCTGCTCCCGGTCCGGTGCCGTTGACGTTGGCGCTGGTGATGATGTGGTCGACAAACCCGTATTCCAAGGCCTCCGGCGCGGTGAACCAACGGTCGCGATCGGAGTCGGCCTCGATGCGTTCGATGGTCTGGCCGGTGAACTCGGCATTCAGCCGGAACATCTCCTTCTTGATGACCGCGAACTGCTCGGCCTGGATGGCGATGTCCGCGGCGCTACCGGTGACCCCACCCAGCGGCTGATGCATCAGGATCCGGGCGTGCGGCAGGGCGAAACGCTTGCCCTTGGTGCCGGCGGCCAGAAGGAACTCACCCATCGAAGCCGCCATGCCCATCGCGTAGGTGGCGATGTCGCACGGGGCCAACACCATCGTGTCGTAGATGGCCATGCCGGCGCTGATCGAGCCACCGGGCGAGTTGATGTAGAGGTGGATGTCCTTGGTCGGATCCTCCGCCGACAGCAACAGGATCTGCGCGCACAGCTTGTTGGCGATGTCGTCGTCCACTTGGGAACCCAGGAAGATGATCCGCTCGGCAAGCAAGCGCTCATAGACGGAGTCGACGAGGCTGAACCCGCTCCCGTTCGAACGCATGTCAGTCACGACTGGATACCTGCTTTCTCTCACGCATTGGTACTGACGACACTAACGAAACTGGGACGCCACGCACTCCCGTACGGGGGCGCGTTCGCTCACAGCGTCATTCGGCGGCGTCAGCGTCCTTGTCCGCGGCCTCCGCGGTTTCCTCGTCACCCTGCTCGCCGTCGGCCTGCGCCGCCTCGGCCGGACCGAAGAACTCCGTGGTGTCGATCACAGTGCCGTCGGTGTCGGTCACGGTGGCGGCGTGCACCACGGCGGCGATGGTCAGGCCGCGACGCACGTCGGCGAACATGGCCGGCAGCTGGTTGTTCTGCTGGAGGATCTGGATCAGCTGCTGCGGCTCGATGCCGTACTGACGCGACATCAGCACCAGACGCTCGGTGAGGTCGTTCTGACCGACCTGGATGTCCAGCTTGTCGGCGACGGCATCCATCAGCAGCTGGGTCTTGACGGCCTTCTCGGCATTCGACTTGTTGTCGGCGTCGAACTCCTCACGGCTGCTGCCCTGTTCGGTCAGCTGCTCGGCGAACTTGTCCTCGTCGTGGTCGAGACCGTGGATCGCGTTGTGCAGGGCGTCGTCGATCTGGGCCTGAACGATCTTCTCCGGCAACGGAACCTCGGTCTGCTCCAGCAGCGCCTCGATGGCCTTGTCGCGAATCTGCTCGGCCTGCTGCACGCTCTTGACCCGGCGAACCTGGTCGGTGAGGCTCTCCTTGAGCTCGTCGATGGTGTCGAATTCGCTTGCCAGCTGGGCGAAGTCATCGTCAGCCTCGGGCAGCTCGCGCTCCTTGACCGACTTCACCGTCACCGTCACCTCGGCGTCCTTGCCGGCGAACTCACCGGCGGCCAGCTTGGTGGTGAAGACCTTGGACTCGCCGGTCTTCAGACCGGTGATCGCCTCGTCGAGGCCCTCGATCAGCTGGCCGGAACCGACCTCGTGCGACAGGCCTTCGGTGGCGGCCTCGGGCACCTCGGTGCCGTCGACGGTGGCCGACAGGTCGATCGAGACGAAGTCGCCTTCCTGCGCACCGCGCTCGACGCCGGTCAGGGTGCCGAAGCGGGCCCGCAGCGACTGCAGCTCGGCGTCGACCTCGTCATCGGCCACCTCGATGGGATCAACGGTGATCTTGAGCGAGTCGAACTCGGGCAGGGTGATCTCGGGGCGCACGTCGACCTCGGCGGTGAAGGCCAGCTCCTGGCCGTCCTCCAGCTTGGTCACCTCGATCTCGGGCTGACCCAGCGGCTTGACGTCGGAGGCCGTGACGGCCTCGCTGTAGCGGGCCGGCAGCGCGTCGTTGACGACCTGCTCCAGCACGGCGCCGCGGCCGACACGAGCCTCGAGCAGCTTGCGCGGGGCCTTGCCCGGTCGGAAGCCGGGGAGACGGACCTGCTGGGCCAGCGCCTTGAACGCGCGATCGAAGTCGGGCTCAAGCTCGGTGAAGGGCACCTCCACATTGATGCGCACCCGGGTGGGGCTCAACTGCTCAACCGTGCTCTTCACTCTTGTGCTCCTAGATATCTTTCTCTGGATGTCTTCGTCGTACCGGCGGTCGCGTCGGGGAGACAGGATGTGGTCTCTCGAACGACGCCCGTAGTTCGCGACCAGGGTAGTTGACTCGGCGCAACCCCCAGTAATCGGCATCCTTCCTCGTTACCGTCGTTACCGTCCAGGGGTTCGGCCGGTTTACGGCCGGTGGTCCGGAAGCCACCGACGGCCAGGACTGTCAGCGCGACGGCGAGCAGTGCGTACACCACCGCGTCGAGCCCGGTCAGCCGCTCGCCGAGCATCAATGCCACGCCGAACAGCAGCACTGGTTCGACGTAGGTCAACAGCCCGAAGACCGGCATGCTCAGCAGGCTGGAGGCGGCGACGTATGCCGCCATCGCCACTGTGCCCGCGAGGCCCACCGCCAACACCGCCGCGTAACCGCTCCACGACGATGCGCCGCGGCAGACGACGATGAGCAGCACCGACACCGGAACCGTCAGCGCAACCTCGACACCGAACGCAGTGGGACTGTCCAGACCCACGCGCCGCCGCACACCGAAGTACAGCGCGTACCCGATGCACACCGCGAACGTGACCCACGAAACGGCGCTCGTGGCAACGACTTTCAACACCACAGCGGCAAGTGCCACCGCAGCAGCCACCCACTGCAAAGCCGATACCGACTCCTTGAAACCGATCCGGCCCACAAGGACCAGGACGATCGGCAACAGCAGATAGCCCAGCGAAGCGTCGAGTGCATGTCCGTGCACCGGAGCCCAACTGAACAGCCACATCTGTGCGGAAACCAGGAAGCTCGTCACGGCGAAGACCATCGGCATCCACCAGGCCCGCGTGAGGGTGCGCCACAACCCGGCGAGTGACCGGCGGCCGGCCGGGCTGATCAGCACGAGGCAATAACAGGCCGTCATGATGAGCATGCGCCAGCCGAACACCGCCTCCGGGGAGGCGTCGACCACGCCGGAGAGGTAGAAGACCACCCCGAACAGCCCGCTGGCCAGCAACGAGTAGCTGACTCCACGGGACGGAGGATCGCCCGAGCCGAGCATCTACACCACCGTCACTGCGGGAAGCGTCAACAATGGATCACTCGTTGTTTCGTATTGGATGGCGAGCCGAGACCGGATCCTTTGCCGGATGGTCGGGGTGACAGGATTTGAACCTGCGGCCTTCCGCTCCCAAAGCGGATGCGCTACCAAGCTGCGCTACACCCCGTACTGCGAGATCGATCCGCGGGCGCCAACCCACGAAAGGACCACGCGAGATACTACGGCCTCGACACGTGAAGCATCCAATTGGATTTGGTCGGGGGCACACCGGTACAGTGCTCTTGCTGCACATGCGGGCGTAGCTCAATGGTAGAGCCCTAGTCTTCCAAACTAGCTACGCGGGTTCGATTCCCGTCGCCCGCTCCACAAGACCGCCCTCACGGGCGGTTTTTTGTTCTTGGGCTCCCCTCGCAGCGACCGGTCACCGCACTGGTCCTGGCGGCGGGTCGATGGGCGTCAGTGAAATCGGCAGCCAGTGGGTGCCTGGCCCCTCACCCGGGCATCCGACCCCCTCGGTGATGAGCGTCCGCTCCCCGAAGAAGCTGCCGTCAGGATTCGGGATCCAGTAGTCCGAGCGCTTGGCCGGCACGGCGCTGCCGGGGTCGCCGCGCTCGCAGAAGTAGGGATACTCACCGCTCGTCTCCCAGCGGTCGTTGTTCCACCGGTACTCATACGCGATCGGCGCACCTGGGTTTCGGGCGTGATCGTCCGTATTGTCCATGCGCGCAACACAACCGCTCGCGTCACAGTGGGTGGTGAATTCGACCGGCACCGTGATCGGATTCATCGGTGTCGGCATGCCGTTGAACGTCTGCTTCGAGAAGTCGATGAACAGGTCGTATGGCCCGTACAGCGGTGGT
The genomic region above belongs to Mycolicibacterium sp. HK-90 and contains:
- the clpP2 gene encoding ATP-dependent CLP protease proteolytic subunit ClpP2 gives rise to the protein MTDHTDPRLAPQARYILPSFIEHSSFGVKESNPYNKLFEERIIFLGVQVDDASANDIMAQLLVLESLDPDRDITMYINSPGGSFTSLMAIYDTMQYVRADIQTVCLGQAASAAAVLLAAGTPGKRLALPNARVLIHQPSLSGVIQGQFSDLEIQAAEIERMRTLMETTLARHTGKDPEVIRKDTDRDKILTAEEAKDYGIIDTVLEYRKLSAQSS
- a CDS encoding ATP-dependent Clp protease proteolytic subunit, whose amino-acid sequence is MRSNGSGFSLVDSVYERLLAERIIFLGSQVDDDIANKLCAQILLLSAEDPTKDIHLYINSPGGSISAGMAIYDTMVLAPCDIATYAMGMAASMGEFLLAAGTKGKRFALPHARILMHQPLGGVTGSAADIAIQAEQFAVIKKEMFRLNAEFTGQTIERIEADSDRDRWFTAPEALEYGFVDHIITSANVNGTGPGAGLDK
- the tig gene encoding trigger factor, with the protein product MKSTVEQLSPTRVRINVEVPFTELEPDFDRAFKALAQQVRLPGFRPGKAPRKLLEARVGRGAVLEQVVNDALPARYSEAVTASDVKPLGQPEIEVTKLEDGQELAFTAEVDVRPEITLPEFDSLKITVDPIEVADDEVDAELQSLRARFGTLTGVERGAQEGDFVSIDLSATVDGTEVPEAATEGLSHEVGSGQLIEGLDEAITGLKTGESKVFTTKLAAGEFAGKDAEVTVTVKSVKERELPEADDDFAQLASEFDTIDELKESLTDQVRRVKSVQQAEQIRDKAIEALLEQTEVPLPEKIVQAQIDDALHNAIHGLDHDEDKFAEQLTEQGSSREEFDADNKSNAEKAVKTQLLMDAVADKLDIQVGQNDLTERLVLMSRQYGIEPQQLIQILQQNNQLPAMFADVRRGLTIAAVVHAATVTDTDGTVIDTTEFFGPAEAAQADGEQGDEETAEAADKDADAAE
- the rarD gene encoding EamA family transporter RarD, whose protein sequence is MLGSGDPPSRGVSYSLLASGLFGVVFYLSGVVDASPEAVFGWRMLIMTACYCLVLISPAGRRSLAGLWRTLTRAWWMPMVFAVTSFLVSAQMWLFSWAPVHGHALDASLGYLLLPIVLVLVGRIGFKESVSALQWVAAAVALAAVVLKVVATSAVSWVTFAVCIGYALYFGVRRRVGLDSPTAFGVEVALTVPVSVLLIVVCRGASSWSGYAAVLAVGLAGTVAMAAYVAASSLLSMPVFGLLTYVEPVLLFGVALMLGERLTGLDAVVYALLAVALTVLAVGGFRTTGRKPAEPLDGNDGNEEGCRLLGVAPSQLPWSRTTGVVRETTSCLPDATAGTTKTSRERYLGAQE